DNA from Pseudomonadota bacterium:
ACCGCGCTTGGCAAGAGCGCGTTCGATCTGGTCCTCCTCGACATCAACCTCGGCAAGGGCGAGCCGACCGGCATCGACTGCCTCCGCGCCTTTGCCGAGACCGGCCAGCGCGGCGCGGCGTGCATGCTCACGGCGCTCCTCTCGCCCGATCTGATGCACGAGGCGCTGCTCGCCGGCGCCGACGACTACCTCCTCAAGCAGGACGAGGCGCGCCTGCCGGAAGAGGTCGCAAGGCTGGTCGCGCTCGGCAACGTTCCACGCCAGCGGCGGCCGCGGTACGAGTCGATCGCGGATCCGGGGCTGCTGCGCTCGCTGCGGTTGGAGCCGGCGCAGGTCCGTGTCCTCATCGAGATGGTCGAGCTCGGCTACCCGCCGGACAAGGAGCTCGCCGACGCGCTCGGGTGCAGCACCAAGGCGCTCGTGGAGCGGATCGCGCGGATAGAGGTCAAGTTCGGGGCCATCGACCGGCGCCGGCTCGTCCGCTACCTAACGGTTTTGAGCGGTTTCGTCAGCAGGAGCCGGCTCGAGTGGGGGAGCGGCGCGGTCGATCGCTCGTCGCTGGTCGACGGGGCGACGGAGTTTGACGTTCCCGGCGCTCGGAACGATTGAACCCCGGAACGTCGATTCAAGGACTGTGTGCATGACCGAAGTTGCCAACGACACGCCCTCGCGAGGAGTACACGAAGCAGCACACCCCGCGCAGTGCGCGAGAGGCCCCCCGCCCGGAGCTTTCGCCGAGTCCCAAACGCCAGTCCGAGTCCGGAAAAATCGAGCGGGGAGCCAACAAACAGTATGGCTCCGGAAACGGAGAAAGACAAAATGCAGGGAAATCGTTTCGCCCTTCTGTCGCTTCTCGTCTTCTCGATGGTTTGCTTCGCTGGCAACGCGGTGGCGCAGAGTAGCGACGAGGTCAGCGGGGAGAGCGGGCCGTTCAACGACCCGGCCGAGACCGTCCCGTACTACGAGGAGTACGTGAACGATGAGCCCGAGGCGTTCGCCGAATCCACCTGCGAGCGGGTGGAGGTGAAGCCCGAGGACGAAGAGTGGTACTACTACAATGTGGCACTGCCCCTCGAGTGCGATCCGGAGTTCGAGGACTGTGGGGAGGACGACGACGGGGTCGGTCAGTCCGGCGGCTACACCCTCGACGGCGCCGGGCCGCAGTACTACAACGACTATCCACACACCTGCGACTACGACCGCAACAACTGGGTCAGGCTCAAGTCGGGCTCGAGCGCAAGCGCCGGCACAGTGGCGAGCATCTGGATGTGCTTCGGTCAACACTACCAAACCTACACCGCCCCGGATCCCGACTACGCGCGGCCCGAGACCCTTTGGTACGACGACACACCTTCCTCCGGCCAGGACGCGGCGTGCTTCAACCTTGGCCAGGGACCTTCCACCCCCAACACAACCGCCTACTACCACTTCTGCGACTACACCGATTGGCAGAATTTCTTCAGCTGGCTCGAGCCCGACGACTGGGATTGGGTCCGGTTCTGGACCGGCTCGAGCGACGGGCTACAGATCGAGGAGATCGAGATCATGCACAATGATCAGCAAATCTACCTCGAAACCGGGGTAAACTACTGGATGGACGTTTACTACGGGCGACAGCTATTCCTGGACTGGCGGATCGCGAAGTACAAGCACGACCTCGTGGCGGCAAAGGTAGGCGGAAGCCACATGAACCCGATCCTCGAGGTCGCGGCGCAGGATCTCGGCCACAGCGGCGCCCGGAAGTACGTCAGCGAGGACCGCGCGTGGTGCTCGGAGTTCGCCGTGTACGCGATCCAGCACGGCTCGAAGCTGTCGTCCGCTTGCCCTGGCATACCGACCCCCCTCGTGACCGGTGGGATCAGCATCCCCAGCGACATGGAGCCGTGGTTCAGCGGGTGCGGCAGGAAGATCTCCTACGCGAGCGTCATCGCGAACCCCAGCCTTCTGAAACCAGGATACTACCTGTCGTGGAACGACCAGGGACACAGCGTGATCTTCGTCGGCTGGGCCGGGACGCCGGGCTCGGGAGACATCTGGGTCATCGACGGGAACGGCCATGGCTGGAACAGCGTACGCTTGAACACGCGCCCGTGGTCGGAGTTCAAGACTTCCGATTTCGCTGGGAACACGTTCTAGGAGGATCTCATGTTACCGAAGAGCACGACGCCCGTTTCGATTCTCTCCTGGATGGCCGCTCTCGCCTGGGGCGTCGCGCTCTCGGTGACGTCGTGCGGGACGGACAGCCGCAACGGTGCCGGTCCGGACGGAGGTCCCGATTCCGATACGGACGCCGACTCCGACACGGACACCGACACGGACACCGACACGGATACCGACACGGGTACCGACACGGACACCGACACGGATTCGGATTCGGACGCCGAGACCTACTGGGACTGGAACGAGGTGATCCTCCCCGAAGTGCCGGCAGGCGTCTGCACATACTACATCAACAAAATGAACATCTGGGCGACAGCCGAGGACGACGTTATCATCTGCTTCGATGCGGACACGATACCGGGATTCGGGCTCGCCGAGTTCGACGGCTCATCGGTGTCCATGTCGATCCTGCCGCCCGGGGTGGACGGTCTCTTTTGCGAGGGAGTCTGGGGCGACGGCGAGGACGTC
Protein-coding regions in this window:
- a CDS encoding response regulator; the encoded protein is MSQTRRPGKILLVDDCPSFRRFAARLFEPLYDIKFAASAAEAITALGKSAFDLVLLDINLGKGEPTGIDCLRAFAETGQRGAACMLTALLSPDLMHEALLAGADDYLLKQDEARLPEEVARLVALGNVPRQRRPRYESIADPGLLRSLRLEPAQVRVLIEMVELGYPPDKELADALGCSTKALVERIARIEVKFGAIDRRRLVRYLTVLSGFVSRSRLEWGSGAVDRSSLVDGATEFDVPGARND